From one Patescibacteria group bacterium genomic stretch:
- the dnaN gene encoding DNA polymerase III subunit beta, whose translation MKIICLQENLKNGLNIVQNITGKNLTLPILNNILLSADQKQLKLSTTNLEMAITSHILCKIEKEGSITIPAKLLVNFINNLPNKKIEINIKNNIANLKCDNYKSIIKGLDAKDFPIIPKIKSEPILEIDSFEFKNALEQVINFVSISDIRPEISGILFDLSNEKRIKFVATDSFRLGEKILNIKSGKTKKDDVKSIIIPYKTVQELIRIISNQENNTLKISIENNQILFSLPETQIISRLIEGNYPNYQQLISKQFDTTVVIKREELIKAVKIGSFFSSRINDIRFKVDCKKSLIEVFSQDIELGENSSEIEVETKGKDLEIIFNHKYLLDGLNNINAEKIVISFNGEISPGIIRPEGKEDFTYIIMPIKL comes from the coding sequence ATGAAAATAATTTGTCTTCAAGAAAATTTAAAAAACGGATTAAATATTGTCCAAAACATCACAGGCAAAAATTTAACCTTGCCGATTTTAAATAATATTTTATTATCTGCAGATCAAAAACAGTTAAAACTATCAACTACTAATTTAGAAATGGCTATTACCAGTCATATATTATGCAAGATTGAAAAAGAGGGAAGTATAACTATTCCTGCAAAATTATTGGTTAATTTTATTAACAACCTACCTAATAAAAAAATAGAAATAAATATTAAAAATAATATAGCCAACCTAAAATGCGATAATTATAAGTCAATTATTAAAGGATTAGATGCAAAAGATTTTCCCATTATTCCTAAAATTAAAAGCGAGCCGATTTTAGAAATAGATTCTTTTGAATTTAAGAATGCTTTAGAGCAGGTGATTAATTTTGTCTCTATTTCAGATATTAGGCCGGAGATTTCGGGTATTTTATTTGACCTTAGTAATGAAAAAAGAATTAAATTTGTGGCCACAGACAGTTTTAGACTAGGAGAAAAGATATTAAATATCAAAAGCGGAAAAACCAAAAAAGACGATGTAAAATCAATTATTATTCCCTATAAAACAGTCCAGGAGTTAATCAGAATTATATCCAATCAAGAGAATAATACACTCAAAATAAGTATCGAGAATAATCAAATTCTATTTAGCCTGCCAGAGACCCAGATTATTTCAAGATTAATTGAAGGCAATTACCCAAATTACCAACAGCTTATTTCCAAACAATTCGATACAACTGTTGTTATAAAGAGAGAGGAACTGATAAAAGCGGTCAAAATCGGAAGTTTTTTCAGTAGCAGGATTAACGATATCAGATTTAAAGTTGATTGCAAAAAATCTCTGATAGAGGTTTTCTCGCAAGATATTGAACTTGGCGAGAACTCTTCAGAGATAGAAGTCGAGACAAAAGGTAAAGACTTGGAAATAATTTTTAACCACAAATATTTATTAGACGGATTAAATAATATTAATGCAGAAAAAATTGTTATTAGTTTTAATGGAGAAATCAGTCCAGGAATAATCAGACCAGAAGGAAAAGAAGATTTCACATATATAATTATGCCGATTAAACTTTAA
- the dnaA gene encoding chromosomal replication initiator protein DnaA has product MTNHELWQTVLSEIELSISKANFTTWFKNTNIISQKDGEIVVGVPNGFTKEWLENKYNKIILKALRDAIGKVKRVNYIITSLAKSTAKPKTKQKDKKDKKQILLKEQMDIHEYKIDENTNLNPRYNFDSFVVASFNELAYAASQSVIKDLGNVYNPLFIYGGVGVGKTHLIQAIGNEIIKLGNKKVSYLSSEKFSADLILSISEGKVEQFKDKYRKVDVLIIDDIQFLAGKEKTQEIFFHAFNNLYEKNKQIILSSDRPPKAIATLEERLRSRFEGGMIADIGIPEFETRLVILKKKAQSIGIELSEEAYSYIASNIQKNVRELEGALNRVIAFIRLNNVIPNSKQLIKILKTIIANPQKRTNYKKISEIVADFYDLNINDLITRSRRKEVVRPRQITMYLMREELKSSYPFIGSKLGGRDHTTAIYACEKIGKELQNNTELEQELNLIKERLYSELK; this is encoded by the coding sequence ATGACCAACCACGAACTTTGGCAGACAGTGTTAAGCGAGATAGAACTCTCAATCTCAAAAGCCAATTTTACTACATGGTTTAAGAACACAAACATAATTTCTCAAAAAGACGGAGAAATTGTTGTTGGTGTACCAAATGGATTCACTAAAGAGTGGCTGGAGAATAAATATAATAAAATAATATTAAAAGCTTTAAGGGATGCTATTGGCAAAGTTAAAAGAGTCAATTATATAATCACTTCATTAGCTAAATCGACCGCCAAACCAAAAACAAAGCAGAAAGACAAAAAAGACAAAAAACAAATTCTATTAAAAGAACAGATGGATATCCATGAATATAAGATAGACGAAAATACTAATCTAAATCCACGCTATAATTTTGATTCTTTTGTAGTTGCTTCTTTTAATGAGCTTGCTTATGCTGCTTCTCAGTCAGTAATTAAGGACCTGGGCAATGTTTACAACCCTTTATTTATCTATGGCGGCGTGGGCGTCGGTAAAACCCATCTTATTCAGGCTATTGGAAATGAAATTATAAAACTCGGGAACAAAAAAGTAAGCTATCTTTCTTCTGAAAAATTCAGCGCGGACTTAATCTTGTCAATTTCTGAAGGAAAAGTTGAACAATTTAAAGATAAATACAGAAAAGTTGACGTTCTAATCATTGACGATATCCAGTTTTTAGCCGGCAAGGAAAAAACTCAAGAAATATTCTTCCATGCTTTTAATAATCTATATGAAAAAAATAAACAAATTATCCTATCCAGCGACAGACCGCCGAAAGCGATTGCCACCCTAGAGGAAAGACTACGCTCGCGCTTTGAGGGGGGAATGATAGCCGATATTGGCATACCAGAATTTGAAACCAGACTTGTAATCTTAAAGAAGAAAGCCCAAAGCATAGGGATAGAATTGTCAGAAGAGGCATATAGTTACATTGCATCAAATATCCAAAAGAACGTCAGAGAACTAGAGGGAGCATTAAATAGGGTTATCGCTTTTATTAGATTAAATAATGTTATTCCAAACTCAAAACAACTAATAAAAATCCTTAAAACCATTATCGCCAACCCGCAAAAAAGAACAAATTACAAAAAAATATCCGAAATAGTCGCTGATTTCTATGATTTAAATATTAATGACTTAATAACCCGCAGCAGGAGAAAAGAAGTAGTTAGACCAAGACAAATAACAATGTATTTAATGCGCGAGGAATTAAAAAGCTCTTATCCTTTTATTGGCTCAAAATTAGGAGGCAGAGACCACACAACTGCAATTTATGCCTGCGAAAAAATAGGAAAAGAATTACAAAATAATACTGAACTAGAACAAGAATTAAACCTTATTAAAGAAAGATTATATAGTGAATTAAAATAA